A stretch of Gallus gallus isolate bGalGal1 chromosome 2, bGalGal1.mat.broiler.GRCg7b, whole genome shotgun sequence DNA encodes these proteins:
- the TMEM158 gene encoding transmembrane protein 158: protein MLPLLLPALLAACLPPCQGWSPSAAAGGQEEQELFSPPANSSRSPAGLEMDLDGAASKEDGGTASPGTPATPSREPSPSAPTSAGQQQQQQQQPRLQQPQLAEDPHCNISVQRQMLSSLLVRWSRPLGIQCDLLLFSTNSHGRAFFSAAFHRVGPPLVIDHLGLAAGGAQQDLRLCVGCSWVRGRRVGRLRGSAPQPQPQHQPAASSLSYPPAAEPGQYWLQGEPLNFCCLDFSLEELKGEPGWRMNRKPIESTLVACFMTLVIIVWSVAALIWPVPIIAGFLPNGMEQRRSAGTAAAANK from the coding sequence ATGCTGCCGCTGCTCCTGCCGGCGCTGCTGGCCGCCTGCCTGCCGCCCTGCCAGGGCTGGAGCCCCTcggcggccgcgggcgggcaggaggagcaggagctcTTCTCGCCTCCTGCGAACTCCTCCCGCTCCCCGGCCGGCCTCGAGATGGACCTCGACGGGGCGGCGAGCAAGGAGGACGGCGGCACCGCCAGCCCGGGCACGCCGGCGACCCCCAGCCGAGAGCCGTCCCCTTCTGCCCCCACCTCcgcggggcagcagcagcagcagcaacagcagccgCGGCTCCAGCAGCCTCAGCTCGCCGAGGACCCGCACTGCAATATCAGCGTGCAGCGGCAGATGCTGAGCTCGCTGCTGGTGCGCTGGAGCCGCCCGCTGGGCATCCAGTGCGacctgctgctcttctccacCAACAGCCACGGGCGGGCCTTCTTCTCGGCCGCCTTCCACCGCGTGGGGCCGCCGCTGGTCATCGACCACCTGGGGCTGGCGGCCGGCGGCGCCCAGCAGGACTTGCGGCTCTGcgtgggctgcagctgggtgcgGGGCCGCCGCGTCGGGCGGCTGCGGGGCTCGGcgccccagccccagcctcagCATCAGCCCGCGGCCTCCTCGCTCTCCTACCCGCCGGCGGCCGAGCCCGGCCAGTACTGGCTGCAGGGGGAGCCGCTCAACTTCTGCTGCTTGGAtttcagcctggaggagctgaaggGCGAGCCGGGCTGGCGGATGAACCGTAAGCCCATCGAGTCCACGCTGGTGGCGTGTTTCATGACTCTGGTCATCATCGTGTGGAGCGTGGCCGCCCTCATCTGGCCGGTGCCCATCATCGCCGGCTTCCTGCCCAACGGCATGGAGCAGCGCCGCAGCGCcggcaccgccgccgccgccaacAAGTAG